In Podospora pseudocomata strain CBS 415.72m chromosome 4, whole genome shotgun sequence, the genomic stretch TTGCTTTGGACGCTTCGTTACCATCCTATACCCCTTGATTGGATAGTTAAAggcctttttctttctctcaaACTCCTTATGACTATCTTTCTACCTTTTGTTACCATCTTTTTACCCCTGATTCGGATAGTGATAGGCCTTTTGTTTTCACTTAGTCGCCTTATCACTATCTTTTACACCTTCTCACTGTCTTCAGATGCCTTGTAACTATCTTCTGACCCCCTATATGTGCTAACTTATGTCTTTTTTAGATATCCTACCCATATTTTACACGGCCCTCGAATCACCCACCCCGTCCCTGATCAACGCCGCCCTGACCAGTTTACCAGTGGTCCTGCCTGTGTTGGACTTCAGCACCATCAAGGGAGAGCTTTTTCCAGTCATTGCTACAATTTTCAGTAAAACCAACAgtctggccatcaaggtccgTGGTTTGGAAGCCTTTGTCACACTTTGTGGAGGTGCTGGCAGCGGTGACGATGGCTTGGACGGGCTCGCTACAGAACAGAAGAAGGCCACATCCTCCACGGCCCTCGACAAGTTCACCATGCAAGAAAAAATCATTCCTCTAATCAAGGCCATTAAAACCAGGGAACCAGCCGTCATGATGGCTGCCCTGAACGTTCTGAAGGTCGTTGGCAGGGTGGCTGATGGGGATTTTGTGGCACTGGAGATGCTTCCACTGCTTTGGAGCATGTCGTTGAACCCTCAGTTGAACCTGCGGGAATTCCAGGCCTTCATGGAGCTTATCAAATCACTATCAAGCAGAGTGGAGGACGAACAGACAAAGAAACTACAAGAGCTCACCGGCGGCGCTGTCACATCGCCCGGCCTCAAGGACGATTTTCTGTCGTTTGGGGCGATCGCGGGGTCTTCTCTCGAGGCGAACGGGACATCGGAGACGGATTTTGAGGCGCTGGTCAAAGGCAGGGCAAGTAcgaccaacaccaacccactGGACAGCTGGGACACGAAGCCATCAGCgacgtcttcctcctccagtgTGAGAAATTCCACACCCACGCCCACGTTTTCTTGGTCTACACCACCGGTATCCTCACCGGTAGCCACTTCACACCTCAAAGCCCAGACCGGAGGCTTCAGAACGGTAACCCCAGACCTAGCGGCCATCCAGCCCATGGCCCCAACAATCACCCAGTTCTCACAGCCCTTGCAACCACAATCGAACACAACATCGacgcagccgcagccgcagccggcGTCATTCAACTGGTCCAGTGCCAGCAGCGCCACTACGCCCAGTACTATCTGGGCGACCCCGTCCGCCAGTGCCCAACCCACTTCCAATGTATGGGCATCATCTACAACCCAGCCCAGTCCGAATGCCTGGGCCTCTCAGCCATCCACATCGGCCTTTAGTTCTCTAAGCTTgaatcagcagcagcaacagcgtcCGCAGCCGACAACATCCTCTTCTTTCGCCCTGCCTCCGCCACCTGGCGCGCCTAGCGCTAGCTCGGGAAATTCGGGCTTCAGTCTGCCCCGGCCACCAGGAACATCCTTCACGACTTCAGGACTGGGCGGAACGAGCAATATGAATAGTCTGGCATCACTTGGGGCTGCCAACAGGACCGGCACAGGCATGGGAATGAGCATGAACAGCATGATGGGAGGCATgagccagcagcagaaaccgcctcaacagcagccaaaggggggtttggatAAGTATGAAAGCCTATTGTAGTTGTTTTTCCAGGGGTGTAGTCATTGTATATATACCCATAGCGAATCATTGAACCTTGTCTGTCGGGGTTCCCTGAAAGCATTTATCAACTTCGAAAGGTGTTGATCTTCTAGTAACTAACAGACATGTTGGCCTGGCTAAACGTCATCAGCTGGCGTCTTGTTGGAGATTTTCGTGGTGTGAGTGACATCAACAAAGTATGGGCCCCCTGTGTCGCTTGGCTCGTGCGTTACTTTGTGAAGCTCTCCTTGCCGGTGATCCTTTTTCCCCTTTCTTGTCTCACACTGCCTTTTAAATTTTTGAGTGATTTCGAAGAGCTGCAACCCAGCTATAGCTACCGGTTCTGGTGGACCTTTTAAGAGTCCGAAACACTCACTTCCGGTGTCTGCCGTTTCTTGTCGCCTCCGCAACCCACGTACATCCGGGGCAGCGGCGCTGCTGCAACGTTTTGTTCGAGTTTGCTTGCGCATAAGAATAAGGTAGATCGACTCTCTTTTGTTCGCTCTCTCTCGCGCACGCCTGGTCAGGCCACCCTCGAAATCCGGCATTGCCGTCAACAACCCACTCTCTTCCCGAAACTCGAGCTTTTTCTTCTGACACAACCCGGAACCGGCTGCCCGACCGATAACCTTGTGCGTGTGCGCGACTTTGCAAATTGGGACCCTCGCATACTTGTCAAATCGATTGCCACGCAACTCACTTCACTTCACTTTGAACAACCATCCATCTTGGGGTCTTTTTTGCCAAGACCCACCTTGGAACTCCCtagcttcctcctcgacttTCTTGTCTCTCACTTCCtcttgctctctctctctctctctctctctctttctctttctctctctctctctttctctctctcactctcgTCAACTCTGGCAAATCTCACTCTgtaacaacaacatcagccGCGTTTGGGACgcacttcaacaacaacacatcaCCTGTCTTTTTTGCCGACCcccgtctttttctttgaaCACCTTACAACTTTTTGCGACTTATCGTCGCCACTGTTGACTGGCTGCATATGTTGTTGTCATTATTTGTCTTTTAACTCGCATTTTCCGCTTTTGCCTTTTCTCACTTAGCTTCCGCTCACTTTCCGACctttttttctgttctttGCCATCAGAACAACCCATCCGTCAGCAACTTTTATCGCGCCCAGAATGGAGGCCACAAGTCGCACCGCCCTCCCTGATGGCGGCGgtcagaaaaagaaggtcAAGGGTCGCAGCAAGTCGCCCAAgtcgcccaccaccaccaccacttccaacGGCGCATCATCTGAAATCGCCAGAAAGTCGAGCACTCGTGTCAGGAATGTTGTCGACTACGACGAAAAGAGGGCTTTTGTCGGCTTGGACAGCGATCCTGttgtcccccctcctccccgccggcAGTCCCCCCCCTCTGCTCACCAGAATggcagcaacggcagcgCTGCTGTCAAGAAGACTGCTCACAACTCTGGCAACGGCAGTGGCCTCACTGAGCTCGAGGAGCGCGTCCAGGATTTGGGCGACTCGTGGGAGACAGAGTCTCTGCTGAACGACATTCTTGGCGATGTTCACGAGGATAGGTTCTTCACCGATGGTTTGTCAACCCCTGCCTACTACCCCGGCTGCTTCACACCAGGAAATTCTATGCTCTCCCGaggccctcctctcccagggccggggaggatgaagatgatgaggaaaaCTCTACCGATGATGACGATCAAGATGCTAACTCCCCTCCAGACGCCGATGCCTGCACCCCAGAAGAGGCAATCCAATACCGCCAAATGCTCCGCGCTTTGGGTCCTGAGATCTTTGTCCAGCGCACCGTCGACGCCGGCCGCATCACAGCCAAGAAGCTTCTCACAGCTTTTGGCGTCCGCCCACCGGACTTTTTGGAAGGCCAAGACGACGACGCCTACTTTTCTCTCCTGAGCTATGCGTTCACGAGGGAGCTCAAAAAGCGCGCCAAACTGACGCGGTACAACACGGTCGACGACGccgtcgccctcctcaaagaaaagaagaacatcatcgtcctcaCGGGCGCGGGCATCTCCACCTCGCTCGGCATCCCCGACTTCCGCTCGGCCGGCACGGGCCTCTACAGCAAACTCGCCCATTTGGGACTGAACGATCCGCAGGAGGTGTTTGACCTGTCGGTCTTTAGGCAAGACCCGACGATTTTTTACTCGGTGGCGAAGGATATCTTGCCGAGCGAGGACCGGTACACGCCGACGCATCAGTTTATCAGGTTGCTTCAGGAGCGGGGGAAGCTGTTGACGAATTACACGCAGAACATTGACAACTTGGAGTCCAAGGCGGGGATTTTGCCCGAGAAGCTGGTTCAGTGTCATGGGAGTTTTGCCACGGCGAGTTGTGTCAAGTGTGGGGAGAAGGTTGTGGGCGACAGTATTTTTGCGGAGATCAAGGCGGGGAAGATTCCTCGGTGCAGGAAGTGTCCTTCTGGGCAGTCTCGATCTCAGTCACGAAAGAGAAAGACGGCCAACTCTTCCAACTCGAAACGTCGCCGGGATTTCGACCGGGACAGCAATTCCGACTCGGAATTTGATCTTGTCTCTTCATCAGCGGGGGTGATGAAGCCGGATATTATTTTTTTCGGGGAGCCGCTCCCGGATGAGTTTAGTCAGAGGCTGACGCAGCACGATGTCGACAGGGTGGACTTGGTGATTGTCATCGGGACGAGCTTGAAGGTTGCGCCGGTGAGCGAGGTGGTGCCGTACCTGCCGAGCCACATACCGCAGATTTACATCAGTCGGGAGGCGATTGGGCACAATAATTTTGACATCGACTTGTTGGGGGAttgtgatgttgttgtggcGGAGCTGTGCAGGAGGGCGGGGTGGGAGTTGGGGCATGAGATGGTGCCGGAGGGgcaggtggttgaggttaaggctgtggaggggtgggggagcaGGTGGGTTTTTAAGGAGGTGAAGGACGGGGAtaaggaggatggggtgaaggatgagatgaaggagaagaatggggagagtgggaaggggaagagggggaagaatGGCGGCGGGGGAAAGAAGTAaattggggtgggtgggagttGAGATAGGGTATGGCAGGTTTA encodes the following:
- the ppk32 gene encoding Protein kinase domain-containing protein ppk32 (EggNog:ENOG503NWRD; COG:T; BUSCO:EOG09261YGB), which codes for MFANALKSIGASSNINTNYSISSTLTATAGPWKIYSAKRKATGKEYSVFVFDKKTLDAGNNGLGGRQSASSQKRVVEEVVERLKKEASSLARLRHPGVLELVEPVEETRGGGLQFVAEPVTASLSGLLQEKDDQERGGGFGGRSSRYVTEDANGTRRRRELEIDELEIQKGLLQVSKALEFLHDNAGLVHGNLTPDAILVNAKSDWKLSGLAFCSPPEPSTIPTTIQPIILGEVLNPDPRIPRTVQLNLDYASPDFVLDNNLTTFADMFSLGLLCIALYNSPHRSPIECNTSISAYKRVFQSSQSVPTATNNYLSSRPLPKELGQHVLPRLLTRRPAQRMTAKEFQESEYFNNVLISTIRFLEGFPAKTPNEKQQFLRGLIKVLPNFPKSVMEKKLLPALLEELKDKELISLILHNAFKIIGLLPAGRRAFNEKVRPKLKEIFVTNAKQPQEKDANRDAGLMIIIEQLSVIASNCNGKEFKDDILPIFYTALESPTPSLINAALTSLPVVLPVLDFSTIKGELFPVIATIFSKTNSLAIKVRGLEAFVTLCGGAGSGDDGLDGLATEQKKATSSTALDKFTMQEKIIPLIKAIKTREPAVMMAALNVLKVVGRVADGDFVALEMLPLLWSMSLNPQLNLREFQAFMELIKSLSSRVEDEQTKKLQELTGGAVTSPGLKDDFLSFGAIAGSSLEANGTSETDFEALVKGRASTTNTNPLDSWDTKPSATSSSSSVRNSTPTPTFSWSTPPVSSPVATSHLKAQTGGFRTVTPDLAAIQPMAPTITQFSQPLQPQSNTTSTQPQPQPASFNWSSASSATTPSTIWATPSASAQPTSNVWASSTTQPSPNAWASQPSTSAFSSLSLNQQQQQRPQPTTSSSFALPPPPGAPSASSGNSGFSLPRPPGTSFTTSGLGGTSNMNSLASLGAANRTGTGMGMSMNSMMGGMSQQQKPPQQQPKGGLDKYESLL
- the SIR2 gene encoding NAD-dependent histone deacetylase sir2 (EggNog:ENOG503NU55; COG:B; COG:K), whose protein sequence is MEATSRTALPDGGGQKKKVKGRSKSPKSPTTTTTSNGASSEIARKSSTRVRNVVDYDEKRAFVGLDSDPVVPPPPRRQSPPSAHQNGSNGSAAVKKTAHNSGNGSGLTELEERVQDLGDSWETESLLNDILGDVHEDRFFTDDADACTPEEAIQYRQMLRALGPEIFVQRTVDAGRITAKKLLTAFGVRPPDFLEGQDDDAYFSLLSYAFTRELKKRAKLTRYNTVDDAVALLKEKKNIIVLTGAGISTSLGIPDFRSAGTGLYSKLAHLGLNDPQEVFDLSVFRQDPTIFYSVAKDILPSEDRYTPTHQFIRLLQERGKLLTNYTQNIDNLESKAGILPEKLVQCHGSFATASCVKCGEKVVGDSIFAEIKAGKIPRCRKCPSGQSRSQSRKRKTANSSNSKRRRDFDRDSNSDSEFDLVSSSAGVMKPDIIFFGEPLPDEFSQRLTQHDVDRVDLVIVIGTSLKVAPVSEVVPYLPSHIPQIYISREAIGHNNFDIDLLGDCDVVVAELCRRAGWELGHEMVPEGQVVEVKAVEGWGSRWVFKEVKDGDKEDGVKDEMKEKNGESGKGKRGKNGGGGKK